GAACAATTATAACAGAGTAGGGGTAGAACTACATGTCTATATTGTACCAATTGCGGATACATATTTGAAaaatacatttgaatttataCTTAATCTATATTATACCAATTGCGGATACATATTTGCTACAAATTAGTTTGTAAAGTGATAAGAAATTTTTTAAATAGTACTatacttgataaaaaaaaaaaaatagtagcagtagtagtagtaatttATAAATATACTCTTGCTTTATTCCAATCACAATATTTGTGAACTTTAATAACCTTCAAAACAAAGTTCAACATTGTCTAACATTAGATCTAATAACTTCAGTGATTTTTCTATGGATGACAGATCATATATTTTTGGTAGGAATCAAGTACAAATCATCATCCTCTATGATTTTGCTATCGAAGATTGATCATAAATAGTAGGAATCAAGTACAAGTCATCTTTTCTTCTCATTGTAACACCAAAGAACTCTGTCATATCCAAATTTTCATGTTTCATTCCATTGGGGAGTTTCCAATCAAAGTGGTATAGCAAATATGCTAGAGGAAGCTCAACATTGATGAGACCAAATGACATCCCTGGACATATTCTCCTTCCAGCACCAAATGGAATGTACTCaaaattattgcccttgaagtcaaTAGCACTGTCCAAAAACCTCTCTGGCAGAAAATTCTCAGGTTCAATCCAATACTTGGGATCTCTTCCAATTGCCCAAACATTTACCATTACTCTGGTTTTCATAGGTATCTCATAACCATTAATGTCACATTTTTCTCTACTTTCCCTTGGAAGTAACAAAGGAGCTGGAGGATGCAACCTTAGAGTTTCTTTAACAACTGATTTTAAATATTTCATCTCATCAATTGAGGTTTCATCCACTGACCCTTTTCTGCCAAAGACTTCTCTCACCTCATCTTGAGCCTTTCTCATCACTCTTGGATTTCTCATCATTTCTACCATAGCCCAATCCACAGATAAAGCCGATGTTTCACCTCCAGCTACAAAGATGTCCTGAAATAAGTCACCATTTTTCATTTCATTATTCATGCTTATTTTCACAAACTTATAGAAGAAGTACTTATTCTATAACAATAACTTTGATAATATAAAGAAGGTGATGTTGATGAAACTTACCAAGATTACTCCTTTAATATTGTCCCTTGTTATGGTGAACCCAAGATCTCCATTGTTATGAAACTTCAGAAGAACATCAACCAGGTCTTCATGTCTTCCACCTTTCTCTGCTGAAATTTCATTCTCTTTTATGTGCTCCTGGATGATATTTTCCAATATCCTCGAAGACCTTAGTTTGATGCTCTCGAACTTAGGACGACTTTTCCAATCAAGAAAACTCAAAGAAGGAAACATCTCTGCAAATTCAAACCCTCCAGCTGCCTTGATAGTTTCCTCCATAATCGATATAAACTCATCATGGTCTCTACTTTTCTTGCCAAAGGCAGCCCGAGATGTGATGCCATAAGATGATTTTTTAACCATTTCAGTAAGATTGATAGCTGACCCAACTTTTGAAGCTATCCCTTCAACAAGATTAAAAAGCTCTTCTTCTCTAACGGGTTGAAAAGATTGAACTCTTGCTGGGCTTAGAAGCTCCTGCGTACAAATCTTTCTGAGCTGTCTCCAATACTCACCATTTGGAGCAAATATAATATCCGTACAATTATATGCAATGATCTGTGCAGCAAGAGTTCGGGGTCTAGATGCAAAAACAACATCATGAGTTCTCATGACCTCTTTAGCATACTCTGATGACGAAACTATTAGAATTGGAACTTGTCCAATTTTGAGGTACATGAGTGGCCCATGTTGCTTGGAAAAGTCTCTGAGTTTAAGATGGGGTAAAGAGCCGAACAGCTGGTGCATATTTCCCACTAATGGTAGTCTCCATGGTCCTGGGGGTAGCTTTGAAACTGAGTTCTTTGTTTGATCTCTTTTCAAAACTATAATCACTACCATAAACACAAAAACGAAGGAGAAGAGGATTGGGAAAGAAGGTAGTTGGAGATCCATTTGGAAAGTAATGAGAATGAAGGTCTAATGTATTGTGTCATAAAGATTGGTTGCACTAATAATTATGGTTAAAAGGACGAGCTTTCATATAGCTTTGGAGTTATGGAGTTAGACAGGGATAAGGATGAGTCTTGTTATTTGGCAACGTTAAGACGTCTAGAACTCTATATTGGATTGCACCTCGATCAGGACTGTGATTATGCTTTTGTTATGTCCAATAAGAAAATTCCACGTGGAAGATGCCTTAGCCATACACATGCCTATTTATATTTATACCTGTTTTGTCTTAGCTTCGAAAAAAAAAACGAAATTTTGACTTTGATAGGTAACGACACAATAATTTGGAGAATGGGTCCATAAAATCTTCGCTTTAATACAAAACTTTTTTCCTTTTTTGAACAGTTCAGGTTGAACTTTTAAAGACATATTAAACAGGTCTGTGAAAGATATACGGCTTAAAAGTGAAGCTCCACCGGATAATTTTCTTATatggataattttttttatagtgttTCATTTTAAGTTATATCGGTGAGACTTTTAGTATTTCTCGACTCGTGAATAATTTTTggcgtaattttttttataatcgtgtatattgtagctatttagagcactttgcaaattttcagaaaattctgaataatttacattatcgaaaactaggttcaaatatgttattttgcacgcacataaaaaaaaattagttacgcgtacaataacatgtttgaatttagttttcgttactgtaaactattcgaaattttctgaaaatttgcaggatgctctaaatatttacaatatacacagtcataaaaaaaatcgcaccgaaaactattCAAGAGTCGAGAACACTGAGTTCTTCTTCTctggtaggacttaaagtgaaggtTATATAATAGAAttgtcatttatatatatttatagggaagaTATGATTCTTTAATAGTCTTTCTTACTTGGGGGGCTTATCTaaccccttttatatatatatatatatatataaatatttatttatagggAAGATATGATTCTTTAATAGTCTTTCTTACTTGGGGCTTATTTAACCCCTCACTTCATTTCGAGGATTACATACCTCAAGCCATAGTATGCATtggattatttttttaaaaacaagttTTTGTAAGATCAAAGTATTGTTAGAGTAACTAACTGACAGGGGTATAAATTTTATCAAAATTGGCTACCGGCTAtacattattatattatattttcaaatatcaATATTTATACAAGTAACTTTTTACGGAAGAAGAATTAATCAAGCCGTAGCCAACTTAATATAtcttttttatataataagtgtgtaaatttaatatatcttttttatataataagtgtgtagataatgaaatttttttattttaatgttttttttattttttaatgttaattttaatgaaatattcttatatttaatggtagtgtGTAAACATcacataaatttaaataaaataaaataaataattaaaaaattaaaatataatattttttagatattttacaataataattatttaaaaataataaataattaaattaattaaaatatgatatttttgagatattttacaataataattaattaaaaataataaataattaaacaaacttaaatataatattttttagatattttacaataataattatttaaaaataataaaatcataacttaaataaattttaattaaacctaaactcacttattagaataatattatattaaacatataatataatctactgtcaattagcaacaaattgctttttttttaaaaaaaaaaaactagcacgAAACTTacatttaaaatccacgtataatatttaatattacattaaatatataatatataatcttttgttatcactcccaaattcaaaaactagaacaaacataaacttttaaaaaaaaaaaattaattaaaacatgatatttatttgaaatttatatgacattaatataaatttaataaaaataattagttaattctataaataaaaatatagaaaCGTACATTGCATGTTACTTGTACTtgtatctattatatatatttatatatatgttgacgccgtttttcgcaaATTTAGAAACTAAGAAAAGAAGAGTATGATTTTTACATgtttcagcagttaaaatctgcctagtccacgagtcaatattattgattcgtaATACTCTCAAAACTTTCTCAGAGAAATTCAACAGAGTATTCTCTGTATAATATTCTGCgtgaataaaaatgaaatttcccaggctatttatagacctgctGGTTGACATGGGGGACCAAGTTTACTCTTTCGCCTTAGGAGAATTAAGTCGGGTCCGGGGACCAGATAAGGGTGCGTCCCGGATCACTTTTAATCTTGATTTCCTTGTTCGCTCATTCATTTTACTAACTATTTTTTGTTTGTGTATATTTCAGAAGACTCTGACATGTCCAACCCGGTGGACAAGATGAAGCAGGCCCTCGAGATCCAGGCCGCCAAGGAGAGGGTCGCGGCCAGGAAAGCCGCTAGGAACGCGCCTAAGCAGACGCTAGTACCCGAGCTTCAATCCACCGAGGTGGCCCTGGCAGCGGTTCCGATCACGACAGTTGACCCGGCAACTGTCCCCGATCTTCCCACTCACACTCCAGTGATTGACCTGGACCGGGAACCAACGGCAAGCCGGAGCTCTGGGAAACGTGCCGCAGACTTGGACGCGACAGAGGCGGAACCAAGAGCCAAGAGGGCCAGGACTAGACGCGTCGGTTCGGCCGGGGAGTCATCCGGGGAGAGTCGCCCTATTGCCAAGGAACTCACGGTAGCATCACCTCTCCCTATCCATCCGGCCTTACCTGAGGAGGGGGAAGCAGTCCTGCAGGATGAGCAGGCCAAATTAGTTACCCGAACCTGGGAGAGTGGTCGGGAAAAAATGGAGGAGGTTTACAAGGCCTTGTCGATTCGTCGTCAGGTTGAATTTGCTGAGCATCTGACAGCATTTAGTGCCCCCCAACCAATTGTGGATCGGTTGATCGCCGAGACGGGTTTCTGCCCCAAATTGGGGCAGGACACAACCCCGTTCGCGACGGACTTACTGGACCAGGTGGGGAATACCATGTCCAACCTCGAGTTGAAATGGTACGCCACCATCGCTAGCCAGGACATGCTGTTCATCTTCCAGGCCCTCCGCCATCAGGCCACCGCTGTAAGTTTTCTTTGcatcttctttctcttcttcttcttgtttagTTAGGACTCtttctaactttgctttgttccaggatgctctaCTGGGTCGTCGGAATGCCGACTTGGCGGCTGAGattgccatgaagatggagatgaTCCAACTGGAGCtcgaggcggccgtgaaccagcgGGAAGCCGTTAAGGAATCCCTGGCCAAGGAGGTCAAAGAGGCTGCCCAGACTGAGTTTCAACTTGAAGAGACTATGTCTCGGAGAGAAACCGAGACCGACAAGCTGGTGGCCAGTTTAGAGGCGAAGCTCCTCTGAGTAAAGGCTCTGCAAGAGGCGGCCGCAGCCCAGTCTACCCAGGATCGGGAGAGGATCACCGACCTGCAGTCCCTCGTCAGAGAATTGGACGAGTTGCTCCAGCAGGAGATGAAGGCGCACGATGAGACCCGCCGTGAGAGAGAAAATGCGAATGCCATGCCGGAGGTCACCTTcgatgaggccatctacatggcctgagTCCAGGACAAGAATATGAACCTCCTGCTCTACCCTGACCCTGTCGCGAAGAGTGctgaattcgaggccaaggagaaagtaGACGCGGAGCCCCTGGATGAGGAAGAGGCGGATGAAGCTGCTAAGGATACGTCAGGGCGGGGCGAAGCCAAGGCCCGGGACctcttttcatttttcattaattttgtaacacttttatgggcgTGGGTGCGTTAGACACAATTTTTGTGTTCTTACCCACGTTAATTTTTTTTTGCGTATATTGCTTTCCCGTTCTCATTCGTTTAAAGCTTTCTTTAAGTGTTTTACCACCATGCCTGAATGAGCCGAGTGTTTGGTACCGGTTCCAACAGCCAGGAAATCTTCTGGTGATCCGTCTTCGGACCTCCACAGCCTGGGCTAGATTACTCCTGCTTTTAACCTATCAACTTGCTTTAATCCTGCcgctcaggttccaacggcctgggccattagggagttgagGATTATTCCTAAATTTCTTTGCCCAATTCCCCGTGTTGAAAGTTTGACGGTCTGGACTGTCgaagattagttgattagcttgttttgaaccctaggttaggttcccatggCTCGGGCCATTTCTAGGACtaattttagacaacttataCTTGGGGGTCCGCGTTCTTATAATCCTATGCTGTTGTAGGAATGACGCGAACGGGTATTTAGTTATTTGGGACCGCGTGcggtcaaccaagttttaggtATTTTATATTCTCGGGACATGCATGTCTGGGCCGGGACCGGGCTTGAGCCTTAGGTCCTATATATTGTACCCCCGGACCGTGTACATCCGGGCCGGGACCAGCTTGAGCCTTAGGTCCTACTGGGTTTGTACCCCCAGACCTTGTCAGTCTTGGTCGGGACTAGGCATGGGCCTTTAATTTCCTGCTTTGTTTTTGTTCTCGTATTTGTTCATACCGGagatacccccccccccccccccaagtgagcgaagactggtcttgggtcacttgaTTAGGGAAGGAGATTGGAATTTTCAttgtttgataatatttctttatgacgttttgtacacgccatttttattattcaaggaatcTCCCAGAGGCGTACATTGTCTACAACGAAAATATAAAACTGAAACACGGTGTCCTGACTACTGATTGTacttacggagatgttccgcgttccaggcccTTAGGACTTCCGTGCCATCGAGTCATTTTAAACGGTATGTTCCCGGACATACTTCGTGTTGAATTTTGTAcaacccttcccaattcgggcccagaacccccactcccggatcttgggttgtAGGGAAAACTCTTCGTAGGACCAGATCGCCGATTTCGATCCTTCAGCTTTTTACCTTTGATTTAAAATGccgcgcgatcttgccttggGACATCTTCAATTGAACTtgtgactcttcccggatctcctcgatgagatcaagggattcctggagtaaggcatggttctgggcgggatcgtaCGTGTCTCTTCTGTGGGATGGGATGgccgtttctactgggatgacggcttcgcacccgtacaccatggtccggtacgcccacaaCACGCAaggcaactcttcgggccacttgctcttgcaggcttggagatttttcttcaatgttcctttcaagattttgttgacagCCTCTGCTTGCTCGTTCGCTTGAGGCCTGGTGACTTCGGAGAATCTTTTGAcgataccatgtctttcacagaaatccATGAAGTGGATGTTGTTGAATTgcttccgttgtcggacacaatcttgtaggggagcctGTACCGGCATACggtgttgttgatgacgaaatccaaggctttcttcgaggtgattgtatTCATGGGCTCCGCTTCAACACACTTGGTGtagtagtcgatggccacgatggcatacttcacccctcctttcctggtcgggagcgatcctactaggtCGATCCTCATACCTCGAAAGGCCAGGGACtcgtcatcaaggttatttctgttggaggggctcgcgggatctttgCATACCTTTGGTACTGCTCGCATTTGCGGACATAATCgacacagtctttcttcatggttggccagaattatccttggcgcaggatctttttggacaaACTATGTCTGGCTGTGTGATTGATCACCAAAATGTAACATGCAAGTATACGCGgtctaatcaagtaatatatgataagtcaagtgtcgatcccacgaagactgatattAATCACCAACAATTAAtctctaattctaattgatttgattaataatttcagattgacaattaaaataattattactaaaaattaggaaactactaacacttaaataaatgcagtaataagagttgatttaatttaatagaagcaaaagttagggctttagtttcatcaactttccacttatgatttctaatca
The Humulus lupulus chromosome 6, drHumLupu1.1, whole genome shotgun sequence DNA segment above includes these coding regions:
- the LOC133783228 gene encoding cytochrome P450 71D11-like produces the protein MDLQLPSFPILFSFVFVFMVVIIVLKRDQTKNSVSKLPPGPWRLPLVGNMHQLFGSLPHLKLRDFSKQHGPLMYLKIGQVPILIVSSSEYAKEVMRTHDVVFASRPRTLAAQIIAYNCTDIIFAPNGEYWRQLRKICTQELLSPARVQSFQPVREEELFNLVEGIASKVGSAINLTEMVKKSSYGITSRAAFGKKSRDHDEFISIMEETIKAAGGFEFAEMFPSLSFLDWKSRPKFESIKLRSSRILENIIQEHIKENEISAEKGGRHEDLVDVLLKFHNNGDLGFTITRDNIKGVILDIFVAGGETSALSVDWAMVEMMRNPRVMRKAQDEVREVFGRKGSVDETSIDEMKYLKSVVKETLRLHPPAPLLLPRESREKCDINGYEIPMKTRVMVNVWAIGRDPKYWIEPENFLPERFLDSAIDFKGNNFEYIPFGAGRRICPGMSFGLINVELPLAYLLYHFDWKLPNGMKHENLDMTEFFGVTMRRKDDLYLIPTIYDQSSIAKS